GGTGAGATGGGAGAATGCACGTTGTAAGATTTAAAGGTTTTGGTGTATGCATGTAAAATAGTGTTAGTGGATGTTGACATGGCACACTTGGTAAGATGGAAGGTTACATGTTAAGAGAATTGCTTATAGTGGGGATGGCTTCTTCGAGCTTCAGCTTAGCAACTGTCGGGTTGCCAAGGGCGCTATCCAGATGCGAGCGATCGCTCTGGACGATGGCTTCTTCCCTTGCTCCGACCTGCGCACTGAAACCTTGGCGCGGGAAAGCTGCCGCTCCCTGTTGTTCAAATTCTAGCCGCAGGATGAGGCTGGCCTCATGTGTCCCCGCACCCTCCCCCTCCTACCATCAGTTGACAACATGCACCCCCCAAGCCCGTTGTTCCACACGGGCTTCTGCCCACCGCCGGCCCACCTCTCTCTGCTGTTGGAGGTGCCATTCTCCCTGTTGAGGCCTACTTCCCAGCCTACGCGCGCGTGCAAGCCCACCAAGTTCTTGCCACCCGGCTCATTTGCCCCAGGCCGCTCTAACACGCCCCTGCCTTGGGCGACGGCCTTCTTAGCTGTGATCGATCTCCTGTAGCCAATACTAATCTGCTGCACGGAGTGTGCTCCCTGCTCCCCGCTCATGTCGCCACCACTTTCTGCTCCtgccgcacgccgccgccggagctgAGGGCTGAAGATCTCCGCCCTTTCCCTCCCACACTTCAGCTTTTCGATAGCCCTGCGGCTCCACTCCAGCTCGCCTCCCCACCTCCTTCCCCTGCCGGGGCCATGGCAGACGTGGATCTGGGCCTCGGGGTTGTCTCCGCCGGGGAGCCGATCCACCACGTGCCCACGGATGGCCCTGACGCCGGTCTCGCTGTTCAGCCCGTGGAGGCGGTTGGACGGAGCCATCAGAAGACGGGCGGCGACTCTGCTGCCGCCCTGCTGTCCAAGATCTAAATGCTCCGCCTTCTGCTACGCGCCGCAGCCCTCGCATCAGGATGATGTACGATGGGGAGCGCGTTGGCTCTGTTGAGCGTGCTTCAAAGCTCAAGGCGGTGACCTCCGGCTCCAACTCCGGCAGCTCTGGTCGGCGGCCCAGCTTCAACGCTTCCCGCCGCAAGAAGACCAAGGTGGTGCCGATCACCGAGCTGCTGGATCTCCAGTTCAGTAACACACCCAGGCCCATGACTAGGGGCAAACTCAAGCAAATCGCCAAATGCTGCGACCTCAATGCGGACGCCCTCTTCGCTCAAGCATCATCCTCCTCGACCACCGGCGCTGGCGGCTCTGGCCGCTCGGACGGATCATCCGCTTCTTCCATGGGTGCTCACTCTGGTCCAGATGTCTAGGTGCTTTTCAGTTATGCTTGTGCTATTCTCAGGGCGTGTCGGTCCCTGCTATGCCTATCTTTGCAGTTATGTTCGCCTCAGAGTCGATTTATGCCCCGTCAGTCCATTTCCAAGACAGTTTGTTAGTCTGTTTATGTTCTCGGTCAGTGTCTCTGTCAGTTTAGAGGTCTATCTGTTGGTCAGTCTTATGTTAGTCCAAGTTGTAAGATCAATGCTGCATCAATGTTATCTCCCTTatgttactgcctcttgcattccCCCTCTCATGCACATGCCTTGTTTACTTACCTTTCATGCGCTGGCGGCTTTCACCTTGATCTATGAAGCTTCTTGATTGGAATGTTCGAGGCCTGGGTGACGAGAATAAGTGTTCTTTGGTTCGTGATGTTCTAACTACCTGTCGGCCTAGCATTGCTTGTTATCAGGAAACAAAGCTGGAATCAGTTCCAACTTTTAAGCTGAGAAGTTTTCTCCCGACAAACCTCGACAACCAAGCGGTCATGCCTTCTACGGGCTCCTCCGGCGGCATTCTGGTCGCATGGGACACCTCTGCCTTCTCTGGGCAGGTCATCGCCTCACACCGATACCATCTCACAGTCAGGTTCTCATCAACAACGTCCGAGTCAATTTTTGTGGTCTCTACTATATATGCTCCTTTCGTTCATCAGGAACGGCAACTGTTCTTAGAAGAGATCAATAGTGCAGCTGCCCTGGTATCTGAACCTTGGATTGTTATCGGCGATTTCAATATGTATCGGTTCACGGAAGAGAAATCACGCGGTCGGGTCAACTGGGCTATGATGGACCTGTTTAATGAATGGATTAGATCTCATGGGCTGGATGATGTGGATATTTGCAACCGTAAGTTCACCTGGTCGAATAAACGTGAGGACCCTACTATGGTTCGGCTAGACAGAGTGCTCATCAACGCTAGTTGGTTGCTGTCCTTCGCTCAAACTTCAGCCATGGTTGTACCATCGGTCACCTCGGACCATGTGCCTGTCTTGGTCCAGTTTGGCAACAACCAGGTTAAGAGCAAACTCTTCAGGATGGAGAAGCACTGGCTCCACATGGAAGAGACAAGATCCATCATCCAGAACAGCTGGGGCCAAGATACTGGACTTATTCGCTCGGCTGCTTCCCTCATTAACCTGAAGATGAGGCGAATCCGTGCTGCCTTACGAAGAGGGAAGAGAAACAGGGCTAGCTTGGATCTGCTCATTTCCAATAATAAGAAGGTGGCGCTCTACCTTGATGCTATCGAGGAATGACGATCTTTATCGCTGTTAGAAAGGGTTCTGAGAACTTTTGCTACAGACAAAGCAGAGCTGCTTATACTGTGGCAAACTGCTTCGTGGAGACGGAGGGCCAAACTCCGTTGGTGTACTTCTGGCAATGAAAACTGCAGTTTCTTCCACGCTGCTGCTAATGGCCATGCTAGACGGAACAAGGTCAGAGTACTCATCAAAGACGGAGTTGAGTTTTTTGACAACAATCACAAGCTTCAGTTGGCAACCGAGTACTACTCTGCTCTCCTGGGTCAGCCTTCCCCCTCTCTACCTACAGTTCAACTTGATCAGCTCTATGAGCACGTCGACTTATCGTGCCTCGCGAGGGAGTTCACCTGGGAGGAAATTGTCGAAGCTATTAACCATTCACCCAACAACCGTAGCCC
This sequence is a window from Aegilops tauschii subsp. strangulata cultivar AL8/78 chromosome 7, Aet v6.0, whole genome shotgun sequence. Protein-coding genes within it:
- the LOC141027394 gene encoding uncharacterized protein translates to MMYDGERVGSVERASKLKAVTSGSNSGSSGRRPSFNASRRKKTKVVPITELLDLQFSNTPRPMTRGKLKQIAKCCDLNADALFAQASSSSTTGAGGSGRSDGSSASSMGAHSGPDETKLESVPTFKLRSFLPTNLDNQAVMPSTGSSGGILVAWDTSAFSGQERQLFLEEINSAAALVSEPWIVIGDFNMYRFTEEKSRGRVNWAMMDLFNEWIRSHGLDDVDICNPMVVPSVTSDHVPVLVQFGNNQVKSKLFRMEKHWLHMEETRSIIQNSWGQDTGLIRSAASLINLKMSFFHAAANGHARRNKVRVLIKDGVEFFDNNHKLQLATEYYSALLGQPSPSLPTVQLDQLYEHVDLSCLAREFTWEEIVEAINHSPNNRSPGPNGFTNELYKAFHGVIKADLQLFFSQFHQNQLDLSGINLAHISLLPKKETPLELKDFRPISIIHSVPKLASKVLTRRLQAQIPSLVHSLQSGFIKGRAIVENFALAADMIQTAHKRKLPMVALKLDFQKAFDSVSWSCLLNVLSTHGFPQHWISWIECLLSMATSCFMLNGELGDSFANKRGFRQGDSISPYLFILVADVLQRLCCSAFEDGSLIHPLGSDRMFPVLQYADDTLILFHGSIEQATIIKQILSDFSAFSGLQINYHKSTLIPICIGSSTTDAIVGLRRRKKEMEKEKEGRELERRSTARWCVAVTGDRRGTVTEWPASSATAQFGSERRAAREGKNGLGFARAARLDRFDRARSALDRWIASMAAIKP